tgtttgagaactggttgctttgacgttgaccaaccgtcgcaccgtaaaaggaggctataaaggcaacgctcaggtaatcacctatcaaacgaagtctaaatctcaagatcgcaagattgggattgtcctcccataaatcgggatgagatgcttaaaagttgtacaaggccactcggagagctagaaactgtgaaatgcatggccgtgctcggatgaatcataggctatgattatctgtttatttgatcagttgaactctgaaaccgaggaacacctctggacataataaggatgacaactcttaccttatgttcaagagcaagcatcgagcgacaaaggaattaggaaatgcacacttgtccctaaggacaagtgggagactgaaggaaataatgcccttggtccaagtatgcattctatgttaagtctaataaatgcggttcagtattaattgacaagttaataattcagtgagatcaagtgagctgaatgcctagctagaggccgcttcagttcaagtggaattaatgatattaatccacagcttactcttgactgaacccgtagggtcacacaaatagtacgtaaacggatcaagtatctaatggcattagatactctatctatgaatattcggaaccgacggatcttggtttcagtgggagctaagatcgtcacaggcaagaaatgaatactccggaaacgatgatattgccggaaacggaaatatggatcgtatcggaaatataaatattatccaagtcgtagatgttgccggaaacggaaacatggtacgtatcggaaaatattatcggaaatggaaatattgccagaatcggaaatattgccggaaacggaaatattgtcagaatcggaaatatcaccggaatcggaaaataattccggaaacggaaatattaaatatttgttcgaaacggaaattaattccggaatcggaaatattaaatattgttcgtatcggaaatgaattccggaatcggaaaatttaatcggaagcgcatcgtacgaataagcatcggacgaggcctgccggacgaggcccagcacgaagccaggccatcgcccagcaagccaagcgcgccgcacaaacagcaaggccaggcccagcaggctgcgcgcagcgcgcagcgcgcacagcgcgcacagcacgcgcagcgcacagcgcgcagcgcgcagcgcgcacgggcgctgagtgggctgctgctcgcgcgcacgcatgaggcccatcgtggctgtcgtgcgtgtgtgtgcaagtgtttgtgttcgtgcacgtttcctaaacatgcagagttcggttaatgattaaattcctaattctatttgataaattaattaaattagagttcttgtaggattctaggtttgattaatttgtatctgaataggatttcgattccctttccataccgctataaatatgaggctagggctcacaatttataacacaagtttaaaagtattcaaagtgagtttttgagagaaaaattcagtcacacatttgcctataaagtgccgaaaataatagtaccttaagggcgattctagttggtcaatcttaaggcggatccggacgtgctgtggactatctacggagggacgacacttggagtcctaaagacttgttcttgttcggttcgggcgcagctagggaaggcacgcaacaaagagtatgcatctattctatgctaaatgattatgtgtaaataatatgttttcctgggtttatggtttttccgcatgatttatgaattgtcatatgtatcataacctaacaaataggACCCACCTTCACCCGCTCACCCATTCCTAAAAATCACAAGCTAGCCTTGACCGACCAAAACTGGAATGCGGTGATGCAAGATGAATACAGTGCTTTGATTAATATTGGGACATGAGATTTGGTACTTAAACCTACAGGGGTATATATTGTTAAGTGCATGTGCATTTTTTCTCATaaagaaaatgataaaggtgacCTTCTACGACATAAATTTAGAATTGTTTGTGATGGCAGGTCACAGGAAAAGGGAGTTAATTGTGATGAAACATTTAGCCCGGTGGTCAAATCGACAACTATTCAGACCGTTTTGAGCCTTGCTATGGCGAGACGTTGGTCTATTCACCAACTTCGTGTTAAAAATGTTTTCTTACATGCTGATCTCCAAGAGACAATTTATATGCATTACTCACCAGGTTTTATTGATAGACGAGCTCCCAACTACGTTTGATTGCTTTGTAAGGTACATTATGACCTAAAACAGGCGCCCCATGCATGGTATCAACGATTTGCACATTTTCTATTACACATGGGTTTTGTCATTGCAAAAAGTGACacatatttttttacttttaagcATGGTGATGATATGTCGTTTTACCTATtattttatgttgatgataatATTTTATGCACATCATCTAATGCTTTGCGTGGCAGATTGATCTCTAATTTGAAAACAGAATTCCGGATGTCTGATTTGGGGCCCCTAAATTACTTTTTGGTACTCTTTCTTATATGCTTCTCTCTCAGCAAAAGTATGCACAATAAATTTTGGAACGTGCAGGCATGGAGACTTATCTGCCACTCCCGTTGATACTAATGAAAAGCTTAGTGAAGATTCAGGTCCTCCTGTGGCGGACCCAACTCAGTACCGCAGCTGGCAGGTGCTCTACAGTACCTTACATTTACTCGCCCTGACATTGCCTATGCGGTGCAACAGATGTGTCTTTTTATGGATGATCCACGGGACTCATTTGTATGCATTAAAGGGTATCTTACGTTATATTCAGGGAACCATTTATCGCGGATTACACTTGTGTCCAATATCTACTTTGCGCTTGATTACATATATTGATGCAGATTGCGGTGGGTGTCCTGAGACTCATCGTTCGACTTCCGAATATTGTTGTTTCTTAAGTGACAATCTTATTTCTTGGTCTTCTAAGCGTCGACCTACTCTTTCTAGATCATGTGCAGAGGCATAATATATAGGTGTCGCAAACGCCGTTGCAGAGGCATCTTGGTTACGTAACCTTCTTATAGAGTTACATTGCCCTCTACATAATGCCACCATTGTTTATTGTGATAATGTCAGTGCTATTTATTATCCAGCAACCCCGTCCAACATCAGCGCACCAAACATGTGGAGATGGACATCCACTTTGTTAGCGAGAAAGTGGCGTTGGGTCAGGTACGGGTATTGCACGTTCATTCACGGTATCAGTTCGCCGACATTTTCACTAAGGGCATTCTTCGACAATTGTTTTTGGATTTCAGATCCAGTCTTAGCGTACGACCTCCTCCCGCTACGACTGCGGGGGTTTGATAGATATAGAAATCTACTAGGATTTAATCTCTTAGCATATTtgatatatattagatttctaGTCATTTTAGTgtatctaattctattaggactCATGTTGTAATCCCTATATATTTGGTAAACGGAATACACTTCAATTCAAGTAGTTTCTCGTAATCTAACAATTTTGAAAAGGAGGTAGTATATGTCTAACACTCTGGAAATGAAAGGGTGCATTTatttaaacgaattaatttagGGTTTTTCTATGTTGTACCCCTCTAGTTTATTGATTTCTATGTTGTACCCAAACGTTTTAAACTTTACACATTGTACCCTTgtagttgttaaagttagtcatTTTTATCCTTGTCGCCAATCCAATGTTAAGAACTTCcgttattttttcaaaataaagaaatttcCACTTTAACATTGGgttaacaacaaacataaaattgatTATAATACAGATAAACCTTAGTTTGTTTAAGAAGTAACATAATTTTTAAACGTTGGATACAGTTGACTATATTTTACAAGTACAACATAGAAATCAAAGAAATACAGGGGTACAATGTAGAAAGCCCATTAATTTAACTCACTAGACACAGACAAAGAACATAAAGAaggagaaatacaagtaaaTCCTTCATATATCCCAACTATTTTGGAGTTCCAGAAAAGAATTGGTAGTGGTTAAAAGAAAAACCAGATCCCTTAAATTTCAGTTGGAAGATTTCATCAAATTTCTTAACCATTGAAAGAGTAAGATAATTAGTCCAGTCTCCGGTTCCGCCTTTCCTGAACAAAGCTTTGTTCTCAAAATATCCATAAAAATTACCACTCTTATTTACTTCCATTTCCTTCAAACTATCAAAGCTGCAAAGCTTAATTATCTCATCTATGATATTTCCTTTCTCTTCCTCCATCGAAAACGGGTAACCCACGAACTCTGCCAACTTTTTCACATGAGCTTTTGGATCCTCAATCAGTCCTTCATACTCCATGAACAACACCTTGTCTGGATTTTGTATGCTTTCCTTCGAATACCCAAGTACATGATCTTCATATGGGCCATATAGGAATTTACCCTCACAAAACTTACCAAAATGTTGCTCTATCATTGAATGATCTAGCTCAGGTTTCATGTTTAGTTTAAACTGATGGTAAAAATGCCACGATGAAACAAAAGTGTCAAGTGGATTTCTACATACGTAAACAATTCGAGtttttgaggttttcaatgATTTTGGTAGTGAAAAATAAGGTATGTGTGTGGCAAAGAGTCGAGGGGAGGGTAATTTTGGAAAATCAGGTTGGGTTGACCCATTGGTAATGTTATTATAAACTTTGGCCTCTAATTGGAGAACAAGTTCATGGGCGTTTTGAGTTTGAAGAGGGTGTTGTGTAAAATCAAGAAACTTATTTCGATTTACAATGGCAAAGATTAGAGATTTTAACCAAGTGGTGCCGGTTTTAGGAAGGCTGGCTAGGATGATATCATTGTCATATGCCTTGAATTGGGTTTGAAATAAGATAGTAGGTTGAAGAAGGTTAGGGGGGCACCAAAAACCCTGGTAAAGGCAAATGGGAAAAGCACCCATCCATACTTCTTCCACTTTTGAGTTGTTATTTGTGGTTTCTGAGGGCTTCATTGGTTAAGGTTTCACAAAACCTACCTTAGTCTTTAACTCTTTTTATGATCGATAGAGTATGAATTTATGGTATTTAATTAAGCCACTACAATTCAACAACTATAGACTTATAGAGTACTATTACATACTACGtagtattttttatatttttcatttgaTATCCCCTAACTACTACATTATCTCAGTTTCTGAAAGGTAATTTCTTAACATATATCATATGTGTCCATTGTAACTTTTAACCATTAATTGTCTAATTTtttgtatgtgaaaaaattataatggttaatattttgaaaatttacATCGACGAGAATCTCACAAAATCACACATGATAATTATGTTTtgatacaacaacaacaaagcgtTAGtctcaaaatgatttggggtcggctaacaggAATCGTCATAGGAGCTCGTCATTGTGACCAAATCAAACCGGAAAGGAACGggaagttaaaagaataaacaatgAAGAGaaagaaagtggaattaatgacaataaggtgtatatatatatatatatatatatttttgaatgtaaaatcaattcattaatagaaagtcatacgacatctacaacatAAATCGAATTTAACAATTACATAACAAAATGAATCAAAAAGAGGTattccttcatcaaaactaccATCGTTGGGAAGATCTTGCACTGTGGGACATCTCTCGCACATATCGTTGGAACATACAGCCTTTTCGGAGAGACGTTCTAACGATTTGATGTAGCCGCGAGGACGGTTTCCATCCAATTCATCTAGgtcaatttgaaattttgaaaactgGTTCAATCTCGTATAATTCTTTATCAACGAACCGAATTCACAACGATACTCCACCAAAACTATACTAATACTAAAACCAAAATACTCAACTAATCCCACCATAGGGGAACTTACTACACTCACTAATCCCACCATAGGGGAACTTACTACACTCAAACGATGTAGCTTTATTGAATCTGAAGACAAACacatgaataattaaagcaaaAGGGCCGGAAATAGccaaatttccgaagaaattTGACTATTTCCGGCCTAGAAACCCTTTGAAATTTTTAAACcctagagagaaaaaaaaagggaggAGGACGGCTAGGGTTTTGCGGGATGGATACGCTACAtaaggtatatatatatatatatatatatatatatatatatatatatatatatatatatatatatatatatatatatatatatatatatatatatatatatatatatatgtgtgtgtgtgtgtgagggggtcgaaaaagcacgaggctaatgcgtgaccttgtccctcgtgggtgtgacgattctttttattcaatcaagtgtaattggatttcctgtgagtatacacccaattgactagtaatataggagtagccattcagtttttaacgacaatgagaaaaactgacaaaacccggttatcgtgacataaagggagtgcaattatgtttgaccacgacggccgtaggttcccttgtgatccctggtgtggggatctctcaatatacacccgcaaggtagagattgagggttcgggggactgtaactaccgagaggagtacttcgctcgtcgataactccagaggcaggatatccttactagctcagcataaataattgaagggacatgcgttaactattaaactaatctgagttgattttagcaatatgcaacatataatactaattcgatcgtgattatctgatttaaataacattaagggacctagcatgataatccaatttcccaaaaatattatatttgttaggcgtgatagaacaatcagatttagttagtttaacagttcataaaaagggcgaggaaagcagttaaatcatcgaaaagggacacattacgacgcgcccttgagaggtgtgtcacggttctcagaaaactaaccactttgactttgctatttctccttttttatttaacgaatctcaattatgggacatgatacgttctgttccatttatggatcgattgcgacagaacgcgtgaacagtttcgaagcgagaggcttaggctaagggttggagtcaatactcagaatataattgtgtgttgttgtgtgttcttttcacgtcaaatttaggggtctatttatagggaagagttcgtggaaagatagaattgcagagttctaatccacaaagaattaggaaaaaacacgtacccagttattttcagcgcccagggctgggcgtcaaagatttcggcgcccagctctgggcgttgaaaatagggtccaggcaatttcagcgcccagggctgggcgttgaaattgctgtttgggccgtttctttgtcagattcggattcctagaatccggagtgtttgagatttaatcgagtcttttattgcgtatcaattttatgacggaatgcgtctgggcccgttacgaactctaggctcgttaggattttaattaatacgtaactcttatttctgaatcatattaggaataggattctcgcagttttctatctcatttaggatttatgttggaatgcaacacctaattctgacaggtttctatcttttatgatttgccacttttagaagctaccttttacggcagttactatttttagcatgtttccataaatagcaggtttcgggtgaaaaggggaattgagattcttttattttataggagatgcgttgttaagtggagatttacgttttcatcatcgaacctttcccttgcgggaatggggacaaaagtaggtgtctacagttagcccccactttgactgagtcttggagtaagatgatggtcaaagtattagacggagtgcgtcacacaagccatggtgtatgtgacctgctttgcgagggtctcacgagcccccgagtgataacatttgacttaagggtcatcacttgaagtgtcgacatatccctcacgtgtcattgggatttgtcaactgatagtatagaaacttcctcactttgtcattggaaggatctaaaggtgcgtagaaactccctcactttgtcattgggagtagctacagagtttttcgaaatcaaagctataaagtgtaattgggcctggccaagcccaatcacgaggtaaaacgttttttttttttaagattctcattttcagggctagctaaacgagaaaacccccttgtttttataggacgtaaaacgaaggaaaatccagcaaaagttatcgctgcagcgactaaggacctgcgcggttagtgacgcagaccccgccagctgaagatggcgagcctgtccgctgagggtggacgccccgtccgatagaagtggacgaatttgttttgatgttttgaaaataaggacctacgcggtttgtgacgtagaccccgccggctgaagatggcgaacctgtccgctgagggtggacgccccgtccgatagaagtggacgaatctattttgaaatttattttgcttttttgaaaataaggacctacgtggtttgtgacgtagaccccgccggctaaagatggcgagcctgtccactaagggtggacaccccgtccgatagaagtggacgagtctgttttgaagttcgtttgtttgttttttttttgaaaataaggacctacgcggtttgtgacgtagaccccgccggctgaagatggcgagcctattttgaatttgaagactttatttttcgaaaactgaggacttgcgtggctagtgacgcagaccccgcccgctgaaggtgggcgagccctgtccgctaagggtggacgccccgctcgctggaggtgagcgaacctgaattcgtcttttcgatttgggatttgcgtgtcgcgatcttgcccgattgaggtgggcaagtccctatttcacttttttcttgtgatttcttttgagaatttctttttattcattcttataggagcgaattcttccgagggatgctcggatttagttgcaacctgaatgtgggttgacaatgtgcttagatggaccatagtctcgtggtcatcaccttttcatggttttgagctagtcttttggcttaattttgccattacctgggtccttgattgggggaccatgtataagtatcaacggcgacctttgtcttgaggtcgtaaaccggttcttttttcttttgagattatccaaacacgggattttgtacagcgtagtctgggaatattgttttaactttgcatacccctttttttgagatatatttttttctttcgagcccccaagcacttgtgcttgacggtcattttttgtcaaagaggttcctacgcatttttcaatgtctttgatcgtgtttgggatcgtgctcgtaagtgcgagcgattttcgtagtggtgtgctactcttgacaaagtcgtgaggtgcgactttcagtaaggaaatcggcaattttcgagtcgaatggatgcggcagggcccaatagaagttagggccttttttgagcctgggttcattttcagcgcccgtgcctgggcgttgaaataattcacgcccaggtggggagttgaaagtgttgtttgggctggtcttttgatgacacggttggcctcttgttcattcgtttatttcacttggaagtctATGTATTctcctttcttttgttttttctttgtgatgattttcttgagaagccgtagccgattggtggactacggtgcttgtcgttttggggcgattattttaaggaactgttgctcttaaggtgtacagttattgcaatagttgggcgagtctatatggcccgaggaacataccttgaggtgtaagactttgatcgctcttatatttttttggacgtgttcgtgaatgatgatatgtatgtgcgaacgagcgttcatagaatggccgttgtgtgcggtccattaatcagattgcttgaattgtttcaatttttttttttttgagcaacgactgattttgaatagtttgcttagaagcttgatagggtccaggcccattcatgaagtgggcttaaacatcgtgccctttcgattgttcaaacatttacttcgagatttttttttattttgctatggtcgtttggtagcttggagcccccaagtatgcatgttgggatgctttcttttggcgtacgattttttaggttctttcgaaaaagatgccttggggttccgctcgtgtaggtgcgagctatccctttcgtggtaggtaatattttgctacctttaatccttaatgtaggagtcgtgtggcttgcattttgaattttggcgataagtaatctttgcctctacacgtgctcttggtcgtgcctacattagtgcaatatgccttactctcttttttgacttgcaccgtgggatggttgaacttatggtgcgatgtaggcttgtgtggcctaacggcgtgtcttagaacattcttccaggtgttgggatatcatttggagtatttaatcatgccttgttcaggtgctcgaatatgtgtagcaccttctgcgtgggtttgcacggcttattacttcgtttgatgcgaggattcataggtgtttctttcttgtttttatatcagggcaagatttagcaagcagagatattcagcgcccaggctggggcgttaaagatatcggcgcccaactctgggcgttgaaaatgatctctgggcagaactttgacagtttttttttaatttttttttctttcgcttttgctttggaacgatgtagactgtgtaacgggcgctttatagggcgagcgttatgtgcagtggtttgatcggagttttggtgactcgcgattttcagttacccttgttagtggggtgactttatatattctaagtagcgcttagaatttgggaggggttgtagccattctaaggttcgttttacacgatcaaagcttaggattgtgtatgtatagcattagcgtcgagaatttgcgataaaatcgtcatttcgagcattttttagagcgtttttctcaagcctccaattgtagctacgggattggcttggtgctataatgctttgcatacgtctttatgcattcatggtgacatggatcatgaatagtttgaaccaaactcgtttagtgcgtggtacgttcgagtagtgacctgctacttctcttgtaaatgtcgtattatgcgacatcgccatggtcaaggtagtaacgtgtggaagtgtgccttgaccaaaagttaggtgcctttctttacccataatcatatttagaaatcttttttgaCTTACTTACAACATCgaagataaacacatacttagattaaaccaacgactctttattatgttcgaagaagtctttgaaaattatttgaaatccgagtcctactgtgtataatccgaggtgtcctaagcaagttgacttatagaagggttcatacaggatcacatgagtgaatcaaaatactgttacgatttttggaatgttgtctaaggatttgctggaagccagggtgcaggcgtcaagatatacttgcgtccgtttggcatatgctttaggctttcagggctatcttttccagaattgcgggaatataaaccgttttcaaattgacctagatttacttggtgtatgtccgtacaaaaggtcaaggtatacttagttctttccctagctctttcacttcaattttttagcccccagttgctattatgtcttcccattaatgatgctttcagattttgattttagatgcccgtgtcatatgtctgagtagggtgagccttggttaagttccaagtcctattgacaacgtctgctttttttcaaaggagattcgcaagcatttgaattaccacgaacggataccctgagttcgaaggaacgatggggcaatgccgtagaacaatcctctttattgcaagcttactgcctttactacttgttggcgatatGACTGTgtttagtggtgaaagaaggtctttaagagaaagactatgtctagtggtgaaagaaagtctttaagtgagttagttcgctttagggagggtcaagtcgagtactttagaggtcatggacgcttgcactAGCCCCCactcaattgaggcaaagcgatcttttgagtcttggctaagtgcctaggagtgtgagtgctccttctggcaagggtacgtgcccttattatttttcgatgtgtgcttgttttggcatcttgatgacttggattcttcctttgacttaaatttttctttcgacttggattgcaagtaattaaatttcaataagggactctatttcttattcttgttattctataggctctaacatctttgcaaattggttggaccgaatcatggactgcctacgtatccgccttaaatagatttaatttggaatcaggtcttgcgtagttcttagcctagaaaatggtttcttagaatgccgattttaaacaagtacgttctgagatggaaacatattatttaaaacggtagaataagtgaagtttattattatttaaatctgctgccttgccgtaagccaaaaattttttttaaatttttttttgagtacatgtattttttggtggtacgtatatctgaatacatgttgtacccctccaagtgttcgttatttttccgtgcatgtgcggataaaatgacgagcacttctggacaaaatttggcgagcagagagaatcaacgcccaggctggggcgctaaagatttcggcgcccagctgtgggcgctgaaaattatttctgggcggatcttttttttttttttggtgcgctaaatgcttctttttctttttagactaactttagaggcgctttgcaaagtttcttttttatt
This genomic stretch from Spinacia oleracea cultivar Varoflay chromosome 3, BTI_SOV_V1, whole genome shotgun sequence harbors:
- the LOC110779779 gene encoding cytosolic sulfotransferase 15-like, whose product is MKPSETTNNNSKVEEVWMGAFPICLYQGFWCPPNLLQPTILFQTQFKAYDNDIILASLPKTGTTWLKSLIFAIVNRNKFLDFTQHPLQTQNAHELVLQLEAKVYNNITNGSTQPDFPKLPSPRLFATHIPYFSLPKSLKTSKTRIVYVCRNPLDTFVSSWHFYHQFKLNMKPELDHSMIEQHFGKFCEGKFLYGPYEDHVLGYSKESIQNPDKVLFMEYEGLIEDPKAHVKKLAEFVGYPFSMEEEKGNIIDEIIKLCSFDSLKEMEVNKSGNFYGYFENKALFRKGGTGDWTNYLTLSMVKKFDEIFQLKFKGSGFSFNHYQFFSGTPK